The genomic region gtaattgatttcaaTCAAATCATGTAACTCTACTTTGTTTATGAATTTAGGTTGTTTGGAATTGACAGTTAGTAGCGGCTAGCTGAGCAGTGCAGTTGCAGGGTGAATGGGTATCTTCGTCTCCGAGTATAGCGTAATGGTATGAGAAGCTGCCCACAACACCCATTCCACACAGTCTGTGGGAACTTATCTCACCTGATGATGATGAGAATGTCCCAAAGCTGGAAGGACTGAAAATCAAAGGCAGAAGAGTTGGGGTGCCGTCTTTGATACGCTTGGTGCAGGAATATCAAAGCACTCCCAAAACTCAGAATcgtttccctttcttttcccgttCTTCCTCCCCTCCCGAtgaaaaaaatataatgataaacTTCTTAAACACTTTTCACATTGGTGATCTTGTTTATATAAGTTAGTCACATAGGTTATGTGCTTCAACAAAAACTTAATCCTGTTACCCTTATCTTTACTAAGATCATAAAGAAATAATAATGGAATCTATCAATACTATCATCTTGGATCTAAATCTCACATCTAAATTTCTTGGTGTACATGAGAATCCATTTGTTACCCTATTGATTATTCTCTTTTTATAAATAAATTCATCAATACACAACACTTGTGTAATATGCACTTCCATTAGAAATGTTGGTGACATTATTTATAGGTATCTAAGGAATTTTTGCTTGGCTTGAGCTATCCCAAATACGTGGCATTCCATGTGTTGAATGTTAAGCTTGGTGCCCCTTCTGTCTACCATTTCATTCCCCAAAACTACCTTGTGTGGCTGGTAGCCAGGTAAGATCCATGCTGCTTCCTCAAGTGTGCTtgttatatgtatttatatataataaATCATTTGCTGCATAGGGAGTATTAGGAGTTGTAACAAGAAGAAGCTTTCTTTCTGTTTGAGTTGATCTAATGGTGGTTAATgtgaagagaggtcacaagttcaaatctttcaACTGGTAAGTTATGTGCACCTTGTTTGCAGCATAGTTAGGCACCTCCTACATGCATTACTCAATTTCTCACAATTTTTTTTGATACATCCTCCGTGGCTCATCTTCCTCCACATAAACCTTGCCCGACCATTCCCCTTGTTGTGAACTCATCCCATTCCTTGCAGTCTTGTCCTAATGTCTTTTCGGCCCCCCCACCCCCTGCCTTGGATCTCGGCACTCTTCCTAGGTCAGCTCCTATCCTTAACCCCATTAGTAATTGGGAGTCCAAACTTGTTGTCAACCTCTCTCCCGCCCCCATTGATCCTCTCGCTTTTAACTTCCTCAAGCGAGGTCTTAACTTTGCCTTGACTCCCCGCAACATTCCGCACATCAACTTCCTCATCGAGATCGAAAATGCGGTGCGTACCCTTCCCCTTGATATTGCTGAAGAGGTTAGACAAGATTGTGCTGTAGCGCTCCGTTTTGCTAAACCTCCTAAATTCAACATCCCTAAAGCTGAGCTATTGGCCTTTAATAATCTAATGCATAATAATGACCTTATCATCTCAAGAGCTGACAAAGGTAATGCCACGGTCATTATGAGCAAACCAGATTACTTGGCCAAAATGGAAATCCTCCTCTTGGATTCCAGTAGTTACAAAATTTTGTCTCGTAACCTGTGCCCGAAGATTTTGAAGGCAGTTAGATCTGCTATTTCCAACTCCTCATTGGATGATTCTACCAAACTTCGTCTTCTTCCGTCTAAGGAAGTGACCCCTTGTATATATGGGGTCCCAAAAATTCACAAGGCCAACATTCCTTTGAGACCCATTGTCGATACCATTGGGTCTCCGACTTACAAGTTAGCCGCTTTTCTTGCCAAATTAATCTCTCCGCTTGTTGGTAACTCCAGCTCCTTCATCAAAGATTCCAACCAATTTGTCCAGTTTATCAAGGACACCAAGTTGGACCCTCAAGACACTCTTGTGAGCTTCGATGTGGTGTCCCTCTTCACCAAGGTCCCTATTCTAGACTCCATAGAGATTGTCAAGCTTAAGGTCAATGAGGAAATCGCCTCTTTGGTGGAACTTTGCTTAGGGTCAACCTTCTTCGCCTTCCAAGGCATTATTTATGAACAGGTTGACGGAGTAGCCATGGGCTCCCCTCTCTCGCCGGTCATTGCCAACATATTCATGGAACATTTTGAAGAGGTGGCCTTACATTCTTTCCCCCTCAAGCCAAAATGGTGGAAACGATATATGGATGACACCAATGTATGTTGGCCCCACAGCTTGGacatgttagaggaatttcatactCACCTCAACAACATTTCTCCGTCTATTACCTTCACCAAAGAACTTGAATCCAACAACCTTTTATCTTTTCTCGATGTCTTAATCTGTAAAAAGCCTGATGGATCCCTTGGTCGTCAGGTATTTCGCAAAACTACCCACACTGACTTATATCTTCATTCGTCTTCTCATCACCACCACAGCCAGAAAGTTGGAATCCTCAAAACCTTGGCTTTAAGAGCCCATCGGATTTGTGATAAGGATAACTTAgaccaagagctctcccatcttcGTCAAGTCTTCCTTTGGAATGGCTACTCGAACAAGCAGATCACTAGGGCCTTCCTCCAAGCCAAATCTCATTTCCTTTCCATCTCGAATCCCGTGCCCTCTCCATCTCAGGCCCCGTTtgtctctctcccttatgttgaaggcatttctcacaaaatctcaaaaatcctTGGGAAAAAAGGTCTCCGTTGTGCCTTCAAACCTGTTTCCACAATCAAGAGGCATGCCCCACCGCTTAAGGACACTAGGGATGCCTTTTCAGAGTTAGGTGTATACAAGATTGTATGCTCCTGTGGAACTCCATACATTGGAGAAACAGGTCATTCGTTCATGACTCGAATAAAAGAGCATAGTGCCGACATTAAGCATGAACGtgccctcaaatcagccttagctgagcattcatcaactaccaagcatcatatctgtttggaggacactcaggtattgtgtagggagaacaactttttcaagaggaaagttaaagaggccattgctatcATTCAGCACCCATCCAATCTTAATCGAGACGATGGGTTAAACCTTAGCATCTCGTGGCACCTTCTTCTTCTTGCCCTCCAGCGTCATCCCCGCCCCCCTCCttgacttctccccctctttcctcttcatttgtgcgtctccctctccccctttggtcTATTTACCTATTTGTTTATTTTCTAGTTTTTATTTGCTTTTAGACCTCTACTTGTGTTTATTTTTATATGCTCATATCTTTTGGAATTGTATATATCTCTTTTCGTATTTGTTTCTGGGTTTTTGTCCTTTGGTTTATGCCTTTGCGTATATTCTGTTTTGtatttataatcatttatttattcttttagtttttaatttttgtccctaattcttttcttcttttttgttttttagtggttttgaatGTGGTGCttggctttccttttttcttttttgtggGTGGCTTATCCCTTGGAGTTTTTTAGGTCTCCCATCCTTCAGGTGGTCTTGtccttttctctttcctctctccttATTTCTCGTGCCttcccccacccctctcctctttatattttgcctcaaatctgcaactcaacatctttcatgtcttgggaattcttttcatcctgatgatgaatcacggagtgtgattcgaaacgttgatggaaaaatatacacacaat from Cryptomeria japonica chromosome 3, Sugi_1.0, whole genome shotgun sequence harbors:
- the LOC131874175 gene encoding uncharacterized protein LOC131874175, which codes for MVESEPLRETEKKFEITEQANNSRKLPTTPIPHSLWELISPDDDENVPKLEGLKIKGRRVGVPSLIRLSCPNVFSAPPPPALDLGTLPRSAPILNPISNWESKLVVNLSPAPIDPLAFNFLKRGLNFALTPRNIPHINFLIEIENAVRTLPLDIAEEVRQDCAVALRFAKPPKFNIPKAELLAFNNLMHNNDLIISRADKGNATVIMSKPDYLAKMEILLLDSSSYKILSRNLCPKILKAVRSAISNSSLDDSTKLRLLPSKEVTPCIYGVPKIHKANIPLRPIVDTIGSPTYKLAAFLAKLISPLVGNSSSFIKDSNQFVQFIKDTKLDPQDTLVSFDVVSLFTKVPILDSIEIVKLKVNEEIASLVELCLGSTFFAFQGIIYEQVDGVAMGSPLSPVIANIFMEHFEEVALHSFPLKPKWWKRYMDDTNVCWPHSLDMLEEFHTHLNNISPSITFTKELESNNLLSFLDVLICKKPDGSLGRQATEYSMPCTPLAASPPHYTLASHQNKGAP